One genomic window of Blastopirellula retiformator includes the following:
- a CDS encoding Y-family DNA polymerase, with the protein MQRLIAAQPDLATSLVIVASENHRGQFVYACNRVARQRGVRPGMPISEARSLAQRQDRLTIEPWQADADRQALQQIAVWCERFSFCVGLEEVEAPQCLLLDVTGIAHFFEDEPSLAQQLRQALQQRRLEGRIAIAESLGQAWGAAHCLAHADREAVIPTGQSLDQLPLAAIRLPQTAQTKLQRLGISTIGELRRLDRASLAKRFSTEVLLRLDQWSGQLPELITPCRPLPKFQTERRLEVGVTQTAAIEQIWTSLLTRLLDLLRPRHLGLRGILFLALQEDRRRWEKTLRLCAATADERHLHELLRLKLEKWRLTAPLVELSLEALDVAPLTAAQQDWLQGESQDDARQLSTLINRLSSRLGEESVARARLLPDPVPEHATGDCSLQEQATLSAAPFTPSFQPLDRPTALFREPRPVDVIAVLPDGPPSALFWKHTRFDVARYWGPERIESRWWRQAYVRRDYYWIETTAGARLWVFRRMQDARWFWQGELL; encoded by the coding sequence GTGCAGCGGCTGATCGCCGCCCAGCCCGATCTGGCGACTTCGCTGGTGATCGTCGCCAGTGAGAACCACCGGGGACAGTTCGTCTATGCCTGCAATCGCGTTGCTCGCCAGCGCGGCGTCCGCCCTGGCATGCCAATCTCCGAAGCCCGGTCACTGGCCCAGCGACAAGATCGCCTGACGATTGAGCCGTGGCAAGCCGACGCCGATCGACAGGCCTTGCAACAGATCGCCGTTTGGTGCGAGCGTTTCAGTTTTTGCGTCGGTTTGGAAGAAGTCGAAGCGCCGCAGTGCTTGTTGCTCGACGTCACCGGCATCGCTCACTTTTTTGAAGACGAACCGTCGCTGGCCCAGCAACTGCGTCAAGCGCTACAGCAACGACGCCTGGAAGGACGGATCGCCATCGCCGAGTCGCTCGGCCAAGCGTGGGGCGCTGCGCATTGCCTGGCGCATGCCGATCGCGAAGCGGTCATCCCCACCGGTCAGTCGCTTGATCAACTGCCGTTGGCGGCGATTCGTTTGCCACAGACCGCGCAGACGAAACTACAGCGGCTCGGCATCTCTACCATTGGCGAGTTGCGCCGACTCGACCGGGCGTCGCTTGCCAAACGTTTCAGCACAGAGGTTCTGCTGCGACTCGATCAATGGAGCGGCCAACTGCCGGAGTTGATCACTCCTTGTCGCCCCCTTCCCAAGTTTCAAACAGAGCGGCGCCTGGAAGTGGGCGTTACGCAAACGGCGGCAATCGAACAGATCTGGACGTCGCTGCTGACGCGACTGCTTGACCTACTCAGGCCGCGACATCTCGGCCTGCGGGGAATCCTATTTCTAGCTTTGCAGGAAGATCGCCGCCGCTGGGAGAAAACGCTGCGTCTGTGCGCAGCGACCGCCGACGAGCGGCACCTGCACGAGCTATTGCGGCTGAAGCTGGAAAAGTGGCGACTGACGGCGCCGCTGGTCGAGCTGTCGCTTGAAGCGCTCGACGTTGCGCCGCTGACTGCGGCACAACAAGATTGGCTGCAGGGAGAATCGCAAGACGATGCTCGGCAATTGTCAACGCTGATCAATCGGCTCAGCAGTCGCTTGGGGGAAGAGTCGGTCGCACGGGCACGACTGCTCCCTGATCCGGTACCGGAGCACGCGACCGGCGATTGCAGTTTGCAAGAGCAAGCGACGCTTTCCGCGGCGCCTTTCACGCCGTCGTTTCAACCGCTCGATCGGCCGACGGCGCTGTTTCGCGAACCGCGTCCGGTCGACGTTATCGCCGTGCTACCCGACGGCCCGCCGAGCGCCCTGTTTTGGAAACATACGCGGTTTGACGTCGCCCGCTACTGGGGCCCCGAGCGGATCGAATCGCGATGGTGGCGGCAAGCGTATGTGCGGCGCGATTACTACTGGATCGAAACGACCGCTGGGGCGCGGCTGTGGGTCTTTCGCCGCATGCAGGATGCGCGGTGGTTCTGGCAAGGAGAGTTGCTCTAG
- a CDS encoding ImuA family protein → MTDMPTETRLETIAHLQRQIGVCERGAWGAAEVVSTGCTAIDQLLPGGGVRRGGLIEWIGQSHGGGGAGTLSLIVARHVCPAEKTVVIIDAERRIAPAALANLGFDLAKVWIVRPQTKQEAWWTGEEALRCAAVGLVWADIQQLPTTQFRRWQLAVEASQGVGFLLRPESALRHTSWADARLAVRTVCSHDASPAYQVESVYSHGRTSRSKAGVQINRFTGALHESASHLPANIHATNSLSLVS, encoded by the coding sequence ATGACGGACATGCCCACCGAAACTCGCCTGGAAACGATCGCCCATCTGCAGCGGCAAATTGGGGTTTGTGAGCGCGGAGCGTGGGGCGCCGCAGAAGTTGTTTCGACCGGATGTACGGCGATAGATCAACTTTTACCAGGCGGGGGAGTTCGCCGCGGCGGCCTGATCGAATGGATTGGTCAGTCGCACGGCGGCGGCGGCGCGGGGACGTTGTCGCTGATTGTGGCCCGCCACGTTTGCCCGGCGGAAAAGACGGTAGTGATCATTGACGCCGAGCGGCGGATTGCGCCGGCGGCGCTCGCCAATTTAGGTTTCGATCTGGCGAAAGTCTGGATCGTGCGTCCTCAAACGAAGCAGGAGGCTTGGTGGACAGGCGAAGAAGCGCTGCGTTGTGCAGCGGTCGGTCTGGTATGGGCCGACATTCAGCAATTACCAACCACGCAATTTCGCCGCTGGCAGCTAGCGGTCGAAGCTTCGCAGGGAGTTGGTTTTCTGTTGCGTCCCGAATCGGCGCTGCGTCACACGTCGTGGGCCGATGCCCGACTGGCGGTGCGCACCGTTTGCTCGCACGACGCTTCGCCTGCTTACCAGGTCGAAAGCGTCTACAGTCACGGACGAACTTCACGCTCCAAGGCTGGCGTTCAGATCAACCGATTTACGGGGGCGCTGCATGAATCGGCCAGCCACCTGCCAGCCAACATCCACGCGACGAATTCTTTGTCTCTGGTTTCCTGA
- a CDS encoding integrase core domain-containing protein — MLNWSVEQEYLPRNPIAGMKKPRRKRRDVFYTAQQWKQIRENTSGPLVELLDFLYLTGCRPLEARSIEARQLHGDLVIFPADESKGKHEPRVIYLVPDAKAILDRLAKDRPAGALFRNQRGRPWTKDSIKCKLTRVSKAVGFRVIAYGARHSFATEALTKGGVDPISVAHRLVKFGAKLGKAVHEIVTIVGPSTILRWIRESKKPGGVKQVRKGRPRTKEEIRELIIRFARENDWGYTRIMGELKKLGIKPPSRNTVKNILKENGLEPGPKRGEGTWDEFLKMHAATLWQCDFYAKRVLTLKGWRDLYLLIFLHVESRQVYIAPSTFHPNEEWAMQQAEAFLEHVKSVDLPIETLMHDRDKKFTAKVDDAFQAADIRVVKSAYRSPNTNAFVERFIQTLQRECLDHFVVFGEQHMDYLVKEFVGFYHAERPHQGKDNSPLEGRTSRNPMSCRSVRSPVVNDLAEC; from the coding sequence ATGCTCAATTGGTCCGTTGAACAAGAATATCTCCCCCGCAACCCGATCGCCGGCATGAAGAAGCCACGGCGAAAACGCCGTGACGTCTTTTATACGGCCCAACAGTGGAAGCAAATCCGAGAAAACACATCTGGCCCGCTCGTGGAATTGCTCGACTTTCTCTACCTAACCGGTTGCCGCCCTCTCGAAGCCAGGTCGATCGAGGCCCGTCAGCTGCACGGTGATCTCGTCATCTTCCCCGCAGATGAATCGAAGGGGAAACACGAACCGCGGGTGATCTACCTGGTGCCGGATGCAAAAGCCATTCTCGATCGTCTTGCCAAGGATCGCCCTGCCGGAGCCCTGTTTCGGAATCAGCGAGGCCGGCCCTGGACCAAAGATTCGATCAAATGCAAGCTGACCCGCGTTAGTAAAGCGGTCGGCTTCCGCGTGATCGCGTATGGCGCCCGGCACTCGTTTGCGACGGAGGCACTGACCAAAGGGGGCGTCGATCCGATTTCCGTCGCTCACCGCCTCGTGAAGTTCGGGGCAAAGCTGGGAAAGGCGGTTCACGAGATCGTCACCATTGTGGGGCCAAGTACAATTCTCCGTTGGATTCGCGAATCGAAGAAGCCGGGCGGCGTCAAGCAAGTTCGAAAAGGACGCCCCCGAACCAAAGAGGAGATCCGCGAACTGATCATTCGGTTCGCCCGAGAAAACGACTGGGGGTACACCCGGATCATGGGAGAGCTCAAGAAGCTTGGCATCAAGCCGCCGTCACGCAACACCGTGAAGAATATCCTCAAGGAGAACGGGCTCGAGCCAGGTCCCAAGCGCGGGGAAGGAACGTGGGACGAGTTCCTGAAGATGCATGCCGCCACGCTCTGGCAATGTGACTTCTACGCCAAGCGGGTGCTGACGCTCAAGGGCTGGCGGGATCTGTATTTGCTGATTTTCCTGCATGTCGAATCCCGCCAGGTCTACATCGCGCCGTCAACGTTTCATCCCAATGAAGAGTGGGCCATGCAGCAAGCTGAAGCGTTCTTGGAGCACGTGAAGTCAGTTGACCTACCCATCGAAACCTTGATGCATGATCGGGACAAGAAGTTCACGGCCAAGGTTGACGACGCGTTCCAGGCCGCGGACATTCGGGTCGTGAAATCGGCCTACCGATCACCCAACACCAACGCGTTCGTCGAACGGTTTATCCAGACGCTGCAGCGCGAATGCCTGGATCATTTTGTGGTGTTTGGCGAGCAGCATATGGACTACTTGGTGAAAGAATTTGTCGGTTTCTATCACGCGGAACGGCCGCATCAGGGGAAAGACAATTCTCCGCTGGAAGGTCGAACGAGCCGGAACCCGATGTCCTGTCGATCGGTGCGGTCGCCTGTTGTGAACGACTTGGCGGAGTGTTGA
- the recJ gene encoding single-stranded-DNA-specific exonuclease RecJ, whose protein sequence is MEKRWRIFPHDAARIRQLEQTAGVPPVVAQLLLSRGLTDPGAVRGFLEAKFSDLRDPEFLPGVTAAAERIYAAVEEKRRITVYGDYDADGITSSAILYRCLQILGADVGYYVPSRFDEGYGLNSEALEKLVQRGTKLLVTVDCGIASVKEADFAKELGLELIITDHHEFADQLPDAAAIVHPRLPGTNYPFGGLCGAGVAFKLAWALCQKSSNARRVTDRLRNFLLTAVGLASIGTVADVVPLVDENRLIVRHGLNCLREYPVPGIEAILEVAKLGDKKQLTSEDIGFMIGPRLNAAGRLGQAQLAIELLTTDSRERAQALAEYIHQLNDSRGSLERSIYLAAQKQAKEEFDPVNDPALVLAGHGWHVGVIGIVAGRLADKYNRPVVLIALDQAGVKPGAGSARSACGLNLHEALKACEHHLLGCGGHAAAAGLQIEADKIDAFRAEFVEYAAAEVTDESQVAEIAIDAEAPISQLTYKTVNQIEMLAPFGEGNRRPIMCASGAKLVDKPKRIGGGERHLAVHLEHHGVRIRGVAFGQGDWAEPLAKHDGLLDIAFQPVINNFRGRSNVELQLVDWKPHAGDTPLA, encoded by the coding sequence ATGGAAAAGCGCTGGCGCATTTTTCCCCACGACGCCGCTCGCATTCGGCAGCTTGAGCAAACCGCCGGCGTTCCGCCGGTCGTCGCCCAACTGCTACTAAGCCGCGGGCTCACCGACCCCGGCGCGGTTCGCGGCTTCCTCGAAGCCAAATTTTCGGACCTGCGCGATCCGGAATTTTTGCCCGGAGTCACCGCAGCCGCCGAGCGAATCTACGCCGCCGTGGAGGAAAAACGCCGCATCACGGTCTATGGCGACTACGACGCCGACGGCATCACCTCGTCGGCAATCCTCTATCGCTGCCTTCAAATCTTGGGGGCCGATGTCGGCTACTATGTTCCCAGCCGGTTTGACGAAGGGTACGGCCTGAACAGCGAAGCGCTCGAGAAACTGGTTCAGCGCGGAACCAAGCTGCTAGTCACCGTCGACTGCGGCATTGCCAGCGTCAAAGAAGCCGACTTCGCCAAAGAGCTTGGCCTGGAACTGATCATCACCGACCACCACGAGTTTGCTGATCAACTTCCTGACGCGGCGGCGATCGTTCACCCTCGCTTGCCAGGGACCAACTATCCTTTTGGCGGCCTCTGCGGCGCCGGCGTCGCCTTCAAACTCGCCTGGGCGCTGTGCCAAAAATCGAGCAATGCCCGTCGGGTCACCGATCGCCTCCGCAACTTCCTGCTGACCGCCGTCGGACTCGCTTCGATTGGCACGGTGGCCGACGTGGTTCCGCTGGTCGACGAAAACCGCCTGATCGTTCGCCATGGCCTTAACTGCCTCCGCGAGTACCCCGTCCCCGGCATCGAAGCGATCCTGGAGGTCGCCAAACTGGGCGACAAGAAGCAGCTGACCAGCGAAGACATCGGCTTTATGATCGGCCCCCGGCTGAATGCAGCGGGGCGCCTGGGCCAAGCCCAACTGGCGATCGAACTGCTGACGACCGACTCCCGCGAGCGTGCCCAAGCCCTTGCCGAATACATCCACCAGTTGAACGACAGTCGCGGCAGCCTCGAACGCAGCATCTATCTGGCCGCCCAAAAGCAGGCGAAAGAAGAGTTCGATCCGGTCAACGATCCGGCCCTCGTTCTCGCTGGCCACGGTTGGCACGTCGGCGTCATCGGCATCGTCGCCGGCCGCCTGGCCGACAAGTACAACCGCCCGGTCGTGCTGATCGCCCTCGATCAGGCTGGCGTCAAACCAGGCGCCGGATCGGCCCGTAGCGCGTGCGGCCTGAATCTGCACGAAGCGCTAAAAGCGTGCGAGCATCACCTGCTCGGCTGCGGCGGCCATGCCGCGGCAGCCGGTTTGCAGATCGAAGCGGACAAGATCGACGCATTTCGCGCCGAGTTCGTCGAATACGCCGCGGCGGAAGTGACCGACGAGTCGCAAGTCGCCGAGATCGCGATCGACGCCGAAGCCCCGATCAGCCAGCTCACCTACAAGACGGTCAACCAGATCGAAATGCTTGCCCCCTTTGGCGAGGGCAATCGCCGCCCGATTATGTGCGCCAGCGGCGCCAAGCTGGTCGACAAACCGAAACGAATCGGCGGCGGCGAACGCCACCTGGCCGTCCATCTCGAGCATCATGGCGTCCGCATCCGAGGCGTCGCCTTCGGTCAGGGCGACTGGGCCGAACCGCTCGCCAAACACGACGGCCTGCTCGACATAGCCTTCCAGCCGGTCATCAACAACTTCCGCGGCCGCAGCAACGTCGAACTCCAGCTAGTCGACTGGAAACCACACGCCGGCGACACGCCGCTTGCGTAA
- the rpmG gene encoding 50S ribosomal protein L33: MAKKNKKAETVFLVCEESGDYNYTLKRKPGGEKLKLKKYCPRLRKHTWHNEKKK, translated from the coding sequence ATGGCCAAAAAGAACAAGAAAGCGGAAACCGTCTTCCTCGTCTGCGAAGAATCAGGCGACTACAACTACACGCTGAAGCGCAAGCCGGGTGGCGAAAAGCTGAAGCTGAAGAAATATTGCCCCCGTCTGCGCAAGCACACCTGGCACAACGAAAAGAAGAAGTAG
- a CDS encoding prenyltransferase/squalene oxidase repeat-containing protein has translation MATPDSPQNDLEPDEEEVRSGVSSRFILLTAVPSWLVSLVVHFLLILILVLLPVAQRVNQQREIVVDDTADAEEIEEFKMEEFEPIDEMKLDFDKPPEQMEDAVISEENIISDFQELEAAPTQMDLVDFADQTAPFTDMMTTDAGITGNGTSGRGQAQRTKMLSEGGGNGGSEAAVVAGLKWIADHQLPDGTWNFDHRRGAKKPGESKNFGEFSNSPRAATAMGLLPFLGSGHTHKEGKYKKQVGAGLTSLVRLMQVRGREGSLAESNGNMYSHGLGSIALCEAYAMTQDKDLAAPAQASLNYIVSCQDPVGGGWRYQPRQAGDTSVVGWQLMALKSGHMGYLEVPRNTIAGSMKFLDSVQSDGGAKYGYVDPGAGKATTPVGLLCRMYLGWKKDNPALEKGVAYLSKQGPSTGNNANMYYNYYATQVMRHYGGPKWGAWNVKQRDFLIKSQVPENQAEAGSWHFNGLHTDKGGRLYNTSLSLLTLEVYYRHLPIYKNTASEEDFPL, from the coding sequence ATGGCGACTCCCGATTCTCCTCAAAATGACCTCGAGCCGGATGAAGAAGAAGTTCGTTCGGGCGTAAGTAGCCGCTTCATTCTGCTGACGGCGGTTCCGTCGTGGCTGGTCAGCCTGGTCGTTCACTTCCTGCTGATTTTGATTTTGGTGTTGTTGCCGGTGGCGCAGCGCGTCAATCAGCAGCGGGAAATCGTTGTCGACGATACGGCCGACGCTGAGGAGATCGAAGAGTTTAAGATGGAGGAGTTCGAGCCGATCGATGAGATGAAGCTCGATTTCGACAAGCCGCCAGAGCAGATGGAAGACGCGGTCATCTCGGAAGAAAACATCATTTCCGACTTCCAGGAATTGGAAGCGGCGCCAACGCAAATGGATCTGGTCGATTTTGCCGATCAGACTGCTCCGTTCACTGACATGATGACGACCGACGCGGGCATCACCGGCAACGGCACCAGCGGCCGCGGTCAAGCGCAGCGGACCAAGATGTTGAGCGAAGGGGGCGGTAACGGCGGTAGCGAGGCGGCGGTCGTCGCTGGACTAAAGTGGATCGCCGATCACCAACTTCCTGACGGTACCTGGAACTTCGATCATCGTCGCGGCGCCAAGAAGCCAGGCGAATCGAAGAACTTCGGTGAGTTCAGCAACTCGCCGCGAGCCGCAACCGCCATGGGGCTGTTGCCGTTCCTGGGATCGGGGCACACGCACAAAGAAGGTAAGTACAAAAAGCAAGTCGGCGCTGGTTTGACCTCGCTGGTTCGCTTGATGCAGGTTCGCGGGCGTGAAGGAAGCCTGGCTGAATCGAACGGCAATATGTACTCACACGGCCTCGGTTCGATCGCCTTGTGCGAAGCGTACGCGATGACGCAAGACAAGGACTTGGCGGCACCGGCTCAGGCTTCGCTCAATTACATCGTTTCGTGCCAAGATCCCGTTGGGGGCGGCTGGCGCTATCAACCGCGACAGGCGGGTGATACCTCGGTGGTCGGCTGGCAGTTGATGGCGCTGAAGAGCGGTCACATGGGCTACTTGGAAGTGCCGCGGAACACGATCGCTGGCTCCATGAAGTTCCTCGACTCGGTGCAGAGCGATGGCGGGGCCAAGTATGGCTACGTCGATCCTGGCGCTGGAAAGGCGACGACGCCGGTCGGGCTGCTGTGCCGCATGTATTTGGGCTGGAAGAAAGATAATCCGGCGCTGGAGAAGGGGGTCGCCTATCTTTCCAAGCAAGGTCCCTCGACCGGCAACAATGCGAACATGTACTACAACTACTACGCCACGCAGGTGATGCGTCACTACGGCGGGCCGAAGTGGGGCGCGTGGAACGTCAAGCAACGCGACTTCCTGATCAAGTCGCAAGTTCCTGAAAATCAGGCGGAGGCGGGTAGCTGGCACTTCAACGGTTTGCACACCGACAAGGGAGGCCGCTTGTACAACACCTCGCTGTCGCTGTTGACGCTAGAGGTCTACTACCGCCACCTGCCGATCTATAAGAACACCGCCTCGGAAGAAGACTTCCCGCTGTAA